Proteins encoded within one genomic window of Brachybacterium muris:
- a CDS encoding N-acetylmuramoyl-L-alanine amidase, translated as MDYETTLAIFTNVQHFASIHYVIQEDGHITQMVRTQDVAWHAGNWTFNGSSIGIELIGVAEDPSHYTDAQYRATGTLIRYLTDRYDIPRDRDHILAHEDLPGVNAARQAAMHWDPGAYYDYEKLLRHAGADDRNGPLRERDETVTIAPLNIRLAGVR; from the coding sequence GTGGACTACGAGACCACCCTCGCGATCTTCACCAACGTCCAGCACTTCGCCTCGATCCACTACGTGATCCAGGAGGACGGCCACATCACCCAGATGGTCCGCACCCAGGACGTGGCCTGGCACGCGGGCAACTGGACGTTCAACGGCTCCTCGATCGGCATCGAGCTGATCGGTGTGGCCGAGGACCCCTCCCACTACACCGACGCCCAGTACCGCGCCACTGGGACGCTGATCCGCTACCTGACCGACCGCTACGACATCCCCCGCGACCGCGACCACATCCTGGCCCACGAGGACCTGCCGGGTGTCAATGCTGCTCGCCAGGCTGCGATGCACTGGGACCCGGGCGCTTACTACGACTACGAGAAGCTGCTGCGCCACGCGGGTGCCGATGACCGCAACGGACCTCTGCGCGAGCGTGACGAGACGGTCACCATCGCCCCCTTGAATATTCGCCTCGCTGGGGTCCGCTGA
- the istA gene encoding IS21 family transposase: protein MVRKIRAKLVLQLRAEGLSGRAISSSQGMSRKSVRAVFEAADAAGIGWGDIADVADEQVYARLFPGRGEHESVFAQPDWEQVHREMARVGVTLKLLHGEYFDATTAAGDPAMGYDRFCRTYQHHVMVTGAASRVGHKAGQSVEVDWSGPTMELADPVTGEVSKVFLFVACLPFSRYAFCFPALDMRQESWLRAHVAMFEALGGTVPRIVPDNLKTGVVKHPREGEIVLNDAYREMAAHYSAAVLPGRVRKPKDKASVENTVAHVATWVIAGLRDQRFTSLPELAAAIGQRMEAYNAEPFQKRPGSRASVFDAEERPLLTPLPAVPYEISTWHYGRRVGRNGHVTFARNFYSAPFAHIGAKVDLRITARTLEIYQGSQRLTSHLLLPETASNEYRTNDADLPAGERFQAWDAQRVRAWADRVGPATVIVIQRIFESVPIVEQGLDPALAVLRLSRRFSVDRVEAACALALTGRVRSPRYAHLHPILATGQDKVAALRPPREEPAEDGGYVRGADYYAGGVR from the coding sequence ATGGTACGGAAGATCAGGGCGAAGCTGGTGCTCCAGCTGCGCGCAGAAGGTCTGTCGGGGCGAGCGATTTCGTCCTCGCAGGGCATGTCCCGCAAGTCCGTGAGGGCGGTGTTCGAGGCCGCTGACGCTGCAGGGATCGGGTGGGGCGATATCGCGGACGTCGCCGATGAGCAGGTGTATGCCCGGTTGTTCCCGGGCCGGGGCGAGCACGAGAGCGTGTTCGCACAGCCGGACTGGGAACAGGTCCATCGAGAGATGGCCAGGGTCGGCGTGACGCTGAAGCTGTTGCACGGCGAGTACTTCGACGCGACCACGGCGGCTGGGGATCCGGCGATGGGGTATGACCGGTTTTGCCGCACCTACCAGCACCACGTCATGGTCACCGGTGCCGCTTCGAGAGTCGGTCACAAGGCCGGCCAGAGCGTGGAGGTCGACTGGTCCGGCCCCACGATGGAGCTGGCCGATCCGGTCACCGGCGAGGTCTCGAAGGTGTTCTTGTTCGTTGCCTGCCTGCCTTTTTCTCGTTACGCGTTCTGCTTCCCGGCGCTGGATATGCGCCAGGAGTCCTGGCTGCGAGCGCACGTAGCGATGTTCGAGGCGCTGGGCGGGACGGTCCCGAGGATCGTTCCGGACAACCTCAAGACCGGTGTGGTGAAGCACCCCCGCGAGGGCGAGATCGTCCTGAACGATGCGTATCGCGAGATGGCAGCGCATTACTCGGCGGCGGTGCTCCCGGGGAGGGTGCGGAAACCGAAAGACAAGGCGAGCGTGGAGAACACCGTCGCGCACGTCGCGACCTGGGTCATCGCCGGGCTGCGGGATCAGCGATTCACGTCCCTGCCCGAACTTGCAGCCGCCATCGGGCAGCGGATGGAGGCCTATAACGCGGAGCCGTTCCAGAAGCGGCCCGGATCCCGCGCCAGCGTGTTCGACGCGGAGGAGCGGCCGCTGCTGACGCCGCTGCCGGCGGTGCCCTACGAGATCTCGACATGGCACTACGGACGACGAGTGGGCAGGAACGGGCACGTCACGTTCGCGCGGAACTTCTACTCCGCGCCGTTCGCGCACATCGGCGCGAAGGTCGATCTGCGCATCACGGCCCGGACGCTGGAGATCTATCAGGGCAGCCAGCGACTGACCAGTCACCTGCTGCTCCCGGAGACCGCGAGCAATGAGTACCGCACCAACGACGCGGACCTACCTGCGGGCGAGCGTTTCCAGGCCTGGGACGCGCAGAGGGTGCGGGCGTGGGCAGATCGGGTCGGGCCGGCCACGGTGATCGTGATCCAGCGGATCTTCGAGTCCGTGCCGATCGTGGAACAGGGCCTGGATCCCGCGTTGGCGGTGCTACGGCTCTCTCGCCGCTTCTCCGTAGATCGGGTCGAGGCGGCCTGCGCACTCGCGCTGACGGGACGGGTCCGTTCACCGCGCTATGCGCATCTGCACCCGATCTTGGCCACCGGGCAGGACAAGGTCGCCGCCCTGCGTCCACCCCGCGAGGAACCCGCGGAAGACGGCGGATACGTCCGTGGCGCCGACTACTACGCCGGAGGTGTCCGGTGA
- a CDS encoding ATP-binding protein: MSVIDNDTKRKLREMGATALLDAIDAQDEAHVLGMSFQERLQLIVDEAHSIFNHGKVEGLIRRAGLRYPGADLRRLDLVEERGLNRNVIAQLATCSFIQRQQNVVFQGFTGSGKSYLGCALAKQACQHRLRAHYIRMPDLEEAWALAKDKPQGQTKFLRKYSTFSLLVIDEWLLDHPDEGMRSMLLELLERRYDTGSTVFCTQYPKKDWHARLGGAVHADAIMDRIVHNTIWIDTGDRNMREHTALPQ; this comes from the coding sequence GTGAGCGTGATCGATAACGACACGAAGCGGAAGCTGCGCGAGATGGGCGCGACCGCGCTGCTGGACGCGATCGATGCCCAGGATGAGGCTCACGTGCTGGGGATGTCGTTCCAGGAACGGCTCCAGCTGATCGTGGACGAGGCGCATTCCATCTTCAATCATGGAAAGGTCGAGGGTCTGATCCGCCGGGCGGGGCTGCGTTATCCCGGAGCGGACCTGCGGCGGCTGGATCTGGTCGAGGAACGGGGACTGAACCGGAACGTGATCGCGCAACTGGCAACCTGCTCCTTCATCCAGCGGCAACAGAACGTGGTCTTCCAGGGCTTCACCGGCTCAGGGAAGTCCTACCTCGGCTGCGCGCTGGCGAAGCAGGCCTGCCAGCACCGGCTCCGAGCCCACTACATCCGAATGCCCGACCTCGAAGAGGCCTGGGCCCTGGCAAAGGACAAGCCGCAGGGCCAGACGAAGTTCCTGCGGAAGTACTCCACGTTCTCGCTGCTGGTGATCGACGAGTGGCTGCTGGACCATCCTGACGAGGGAATGCGTTCGATGCTGCTGGAACTGCTCGAGCGCCGCTATGACACCGGCTCGACCGTGTTCTGCACCCAGTACCCGAAGAAGGACTGGCACGCCCGGCTCGGTGGAGCAGTCCACGCCGATGCGATCATGGACCGCATCGTGCACAACACAATCTGGATCGACACCGGCGACAGGAACATGCGAGAACACACCGCACTGCCCCAGTGA
- a CDS encoding SMP-30/gluconolactonase/LRE family protein, with product MHADRITDSICYHAEGPYWSDTWGGLRWVDMLAGDMMQLGPDGTASRIRTPSPVVACVRPASSGGAVLAVEKGFAFEDPDGSIEQLPPLWDADVRMNEGAVAPDGSFLCGSMGYDQADGAASMWRLMPDGTTTRILGGLTVSNGLAFSADGTRAFYVDTPTGRVDLFDWDDQEGLVQRRTFADLNDQDGHPDGLCLDAEGNVWVAMNSGSQVLGLDSDGGVAENIAVGARQVTACTFGGADRATLFITTSRENLEDGEDPKAGSLFAVQPGGGVRGAVEERLFAG from the coding sequence ATGCACGCGGACCGCATCACCGACTCGATCTGCTACCACGCCGAGGGGCCGTACTGGTCGGACACCTGGGGCGGGCTGCGCTGGGTGGACATGCTGGCCGGCGACATGATGCAGCTGGGACCGGACGGCACCGCGTCCCGGATCCGCACCCCCAGCCCGGTGGTGGCCTGCGTGCGACCGGCCTCCAGCGGCGGCGCGGTGCTCGCGGTCGAGAAGGGCTTCGCCTTCGAGGACCCCGACGGCTCCATCGAGCAGCTGCCCCCGCTGTGGGACGCGGATGTGCGGATGAACGAGGGCGCCGTGGCCCCGGACGGCTCGTTCCTGTGCGGCTCGATGGGCTACGACCAGGCCGACGGAGCCGCTTCCATGTGGCGCCTGATGCCCGACGGCACCACCACCCGCATCCTGGGAGGCCTCACCGTCTCCAACGGCCTGGCGTTCTCGGCCGACGGCACACGCGCCTTCTACGTGGACACCCCCACCGGGCGGGTGGACCTGTTCGATTGGGACGACCAGGAGGGCCTCGTGCAGCGACGCACCTTCGCGGACCTGAACGACCAGGACGGCCACCCCGACGGTCTGTGCCTGGATGCCGAGGGCAACGTGTGGGTGGCCATGAACAGCGGCTCCCAGGTGCTGGGCCTCGACTCCGACGGCGGAGTGGCCGAGAACATCGCGGTGGGTGCCCGCCAGGTGACCGCCTGCACCTTCGGCGGAGCGGACCGCGCGACCCTGTTCATCACCACCAGCCGGGAGAACCTGGAGGACGGCGAGGATCCGAAGGCCGGGTCCCTGTTCGCCGTGCAGCCGGGCGGCGGGGTGCGCGGTGCCGTGGAGGAGCGCCTCTTCGCCGGCTGA
- a CDS encoding MIP/aquaporin family protein, with amino-acid sequence MEAIGTIFLYEIAGTAMLLLLGGGVVANNILAKTKGFGGGWLMINFGWGLGVFAGVYVAYKTGAHLNPAVTLGLLANGSDMFPGNAEAGLAAIPGTIPNVLAYLLAQLIGAFIGAILVWLSYKNHFDVEEDPGKILGVFSTGPEIRNYGWNFVTEVIATFVLVLVIIMFGATPSGLGPLAAAMLVVSIGASLGGPTGYAINPARDLGPRLAHAVLPIPHKGSSDWGYSWVPIVGPIIGGILAGLVAKILA; translated from the coding sequence ATGGAAGCGATCGGAACGATCTTCCTGTACGAGATCGCCGGCACCGCGATGCTGCTGCTTCTCGGTGGCGGCGTGGTCGCCAACAACATCCTGGCCAAGACCAAAGGCTTCGGCGGCGGCTGGCTGATGATCAACTTCGGCTGGGGCCTCGGTGTGTTCGCCGGTGTCTACGTGGCCTACAAGACCGGCGCGCACCTGAACCCAGCCGTCACCCTGGGCCTGCTGGCCAACGGCTCGGACATGTTCCCGGGCAACGCCGAGGCGGGCCTGGCGGCCATCCCCGGCACCATCCCCAACGTGCTGGCCTACCTGCTGGCCCAGCTGATCGGCGCCTTCATCGGCGCCATCCTGGTGTGGCTGTCCTACAAGAACCACTTCGACGTGGAGGAGGACCCGGGCAAGATCCTCGGCGTGTTCTCCACCGGCCCGGAGATCCGCAACTACGGCTGGAACTTCGTCACGGAAGTCATCGCCACCTTCGTGCTGGTGCTCGTGATCATCATGTTCGGTGCCACCCCCTCGGGCCTGGGCCCGCTGGCTGCGGCCATGCTGGTGGTGTCCATCGGCGCCTCCCTGGGCGGCCCGACCGGCTACGCCATCAACCCTGCGCGTGACCTGGGCCCCCGCCTGGCGCACGCCGTCCTCCCGATCCCCCACAAGGGCAGCTCCGACTGGGGCTACTCGTGGGTCCCGATCGTGGGCCCGATCATCGGCGGCATCCTCGCGGGCCTCGTCGCGAAGATCCTCGCCTGA
- a CDS encoding FAD-dependent oxidoreductase, whose amino-acid sequence MPSQTRAALTPASRQEHLDQLRGATADNPLDVLVVGGGVNGAGAAFDAATRGLSVGLVEAKDWASGTSSRSSKLMHGGLRYLEMLDFKLVAEALRERDLLIQRTAPHLVKPISFVFPFFKKVFDRAFIGSGVMLYDAMQMIGRKRAVPMHRHLMHDKMLKHFPGLDGEKIVGALEYYDAQVDDARFVMMLVRSAAQYEAAVANYTTVIGYLREGERVFGVRVRDEITGEEFEIHARETILAGGVWTQEQQELAGADKGLQVLASKGIHITVARDRIPAAPDTGVITKTEKSVLFLIPWDEYWVIGTTDTPWEHDPDLVAATSDDIHYVLEHANAVLSEDLTREDVIGVYAGLRPLLQPIRKSEGSSSKVSREHTVMAVEPGLSAIAGGKYTTYRVMAEDVVDFAIKDTFPGRPSLTRTVPIIGAQGYQELVRDKQQIAAKHGFDELRTDRLLFRYGSLLTEVLALIDEDPSLVEPLEHAARYLRAEVLYAARAEGVVHLADVITRRLRLDYEVRDRGAAAAEEIAAIVGPELGWDEDRTRTEVDTYRAFIAARLEGEATHSDDEAAQAVSRAPEVPVLP is encoded by the coding sequence GTGCCGTCTCAGACGCGTGCAGCACTCACCCCCGCCTCCCGCCAGGAGCACCTGGACCAGCTCCGCGGCGCGACGGCCGACAACCCCTTGGACGTGCTGGTGGTGGGCGGAGGCGTCAACGGCGCCGGCGCTGCGTTCGACGCCGCCACGCGCGGCCTCTCCGTGGGGCTGGTCGAGGCCAAGGACTGGGCCTCCGGCACCTCCTCACGCTCCTCCAAGCTGATGCACGGCGGCCTGCGCTACCTCGAGATGCTCGACTTCAAACTGGTGGCCGAGGCCTTGCGCGAGCGCGACCTGCTGATCCAGCGCACCGCCCCGCACCTGGTGAAGCCGATCAGCTTCGTGTTCCCCTTCTTCAAGAAGGTGTTCGACCGCGCCTTCATCGGATCCGGCGTGATGCTGTACGACGCGATGCAGATGATCGGCCGCAAGCGCGCCGTGCCCATGCACCGCCACCTCATGCACGACAAGATGCTCAAGCACTTCCCGGGGCTGGACGGCGAGAAGATCGTGGGCGCCCTGGAGTACTACGACGCGCAGGTGGACGACGCCCGTTTCGTGATGATGCTGGTCCGCTCCGCCGCCCAGTACGAGGCTGCCGTGGCCAACTACACCACCGTGATCGGCTACCTCCGCGAGGGCGAGCGCGTGTTCGGCGTGCGCGTGCGCGACGAGATCACCGGTGAGGAGTTCGAGATCCATGCCCGCGAGACCATCCTCGCTGGCGGTGTGTGGACCCAGGAGCAGCAGGAGCTGGCCGGGGCCGACAAGGGCCTGCAGGTGCTGGCCTCCAAGGGCATCCACATCACCGTGGCCCGCGACCGCATCCCCGCCGCCCCTGACACCGGCGTGATCACCAAGACCGAGAAGTCGGTGCTGTTCCTGATCCCCTGGGACGAGTACTGGGTCATCGGCACCACCGACACCCCCTGGGAGCACGACCCCGATCTGGTGGCCGCCACCAGCGACGACATCCACTATGTGCTCGAGCACGCCAACGCCGTGCTCTCCGAGGACCTCACCCGCGAGGACGTCATCGGCGTCTACGCCGGGCTGCGCCCGCTGCTGCAGCCGATCCGCAAGTCCGAGGGCTCCTCCTCCAAGGTGTCCCGCGAGCACACCGTGATGGCCGTGGAACCTGGCCTGTCAGCGATCGCCGGCGGCAAGTACACCACCTACCGGGTGATGGCCGAGGACGTGGTGGACTTCGCCATCAAGGACACCTTCCCGGGCCGCCCCAGCCTCACCCGCACGGTGCCGATCATCGGCGCCCAGGGCTATCAGGAACTGGTGCGCGACAAGCAGCAGATCGCCGCGAAGCACGGCTTCGACGAGCTGCGCACCGACCGCCTGCTGTTCCGCTACGGCTCCCTGCTCACCGAGGTGCTGGCCCTGATCGACGAGGACCCCTCGCTGGTCGAGCCCCTCGAGCACGCCGCCCGCTACCTGCGCGCCGAGGTGCTGTACGCCGCCCGTGCCGAGGGTGTGGTGCACCTGGCCGACGTGATCACCCGCCGCCTGCGCCTGGACTACGAGGTGCGCGACCGCGGAGCGGCGGCCGCCGAGGAGATCGCCGCGATTGTCGGCCCGGAGCTGGGCTGGGACGAGGACCGCACCCGCACCGAAGTCGACACCTACCGCGCCTTCATCGCGGCCCGCCTCGAGGGCGAGGCCACCCACAGCGACGACGAAGCGGCCCAGGCCGTCTCCCGGGCCCCGGAGGTGCCTGTCCTCCCCTGA
- a CDS encoding sugar-binding transcriptional regulator, which translates to MVQASRQQSAFEAARMYYDEGQTMDAIASTFGISRSTVSRLLRDAREQGIVRITLRPPGVRRLADLRSAIAQRYGVRTHVVPTRPDSSERERLRAVATDAAGVVEDLLQPDQVVGIAWGTTVTAVVEQLTPRPVLGAQIVQLNGAVNTEGSGLANVFTVLDRAASRWAATVHPFPVPAFFDYPSTREAMWRERSVLRVLEMQRRCRLAVFGVGAFDSEVPSQVHASGYLAEEDLAQLRSDGAVGDVCTVFLRADGSWRDVRMNTRSSGPSPAALASIPRRVLVASGARKAVPLRAALRADCATDLVLDEATAARLLSLD; encoded by the coding sequence ATGGTCCAGGCTTCCCGCCAGCAGAGCGCCTTCGAGGCTGCACGGATGTACTACGACGAGGGTCAGACGATGGATGCCATCGCCTCCACCTTCGGCATCTCCCGCTCCACGGTCTCGCGCCTGCTGCGCGACGCCCGGGAGCAGGGCATTGTGCGAATCACCCTGCGGCCGCCCGGGGTGCGGCGCCTGGCGGACCTTCGCTCGGCCATCGCCCAGCGGTACGGGGTGCGCACGCACGTGGTCCCCACCAGGCCCGACAGCTCCGAGCGGGAGCGGCTGCGGGCGGTGGCGACCGATGCCGCCGGGGTGGTCGAGGACCTGCTGCAGCCCGATCAGGTGGTGGGCATCGCCTGGGGCACCACAGTCACAGCGGTGGTGGAGCAGCTGACCCCGCGCCCGGTGCTGGGCGCGCAGATCGTGCAGCTGAACGGGGCGGTCAACACCGAAGGCTCGGGCCTGGCGAACGTGTTCACGGTGCTGGACCGGGCGGCCTCCCGCTGGGCCGCGACCGTGCACCCCTTCCCCGTGCCCGCGTTCTTCGACTACCCCTCCACCCGCGAGGCCATGTGGCGGGAGCGCTCGGTGCTGCGGGTGCTCGAGATGCAGCGCCGCTGCCGCCTGGCCGTGTTCGGGGTAGGCGCCTTCGACTCCGAGGTGCCCAGCCAGGTCCACGCCTCCGGGTACCTCGCCGAGGAGGACCTGGCCCAGCTGCGCAGCGACGGCGCGGTGGGCGATGTGTGCACCGTGTTCCTGCGTGCCGACGGCAGCTGGCGCGACGTACGCATGAACACACGCAGCTCCGGCCCCAGCCCTGCGGCCCTCGCCTCGATCCCCCGCCGGGTGCTGGTGGCCTCCGGCGCCCGCAAGGCGGTGCCCCTGCGGGCGGCGCTGCGGGCCGACTGCGCGACCGACCTGGTGCTGGACGAGGCCACCGCCGCGCGGCTGCTGTCCCTGGACTGA
- a CDS encoding ASCH domain-containing protein yields MSAAPPEPPDALGPLDAPAPLDAPGPMMTGSPDPARLDAFWAAVRADQPDLPVERPEAWAFGATPAQADELLALVLEGTKTATASSLWDYEAAGDPLPQVGEVAIVLDGSGRSRAVLETTDVQVVPFDQVGPAHAHAEGEGDRSLEYWRHVHEAFWRTHSEDPRGFAPDMPVVCERIRVVAAPATV; encoded by the coding sequence ATGAGCGCTGCTCCACCGGAGCCGCCGGATGCCCTGGGCCCGCTGGATGCCCCGGCCCCGCTGGATGCCCCGGGCCCGATGATGACTGGCTCTCCCGACCCGGCCAGGCTCGACGCCTTCTGGGCCGCAGTGCGAGCTGACCAGCCTGACCTCCCCGTCGAGCGCCCCGAGGCGTGGGCCTTCGGCGCCACTCCCGCGCAGGCCGACGAGCTGCTGGCCCTGGTGCTGGAGGGCACCAAGACCGCGACCGCATCCTCCCTGTGGGACTACGAAGCTGCAGGCGATCCGCTCCCGCAGGTGGGAGAGGTCGCGATCGTGCTGGACGGCTCCGGCCGGTCCCGTGCGGTGCTCGAGACCACCGACGTGCAGGTGGTGCCCTTCGACCAGGTCGGCCCAGCCCATGCCCACGCCGAGGGGGAGGGGGACCGGTCGCTCGAGTACTGGCGGCATGTGCACGAGGCGTTCTGGCGCACCCACAGCGAGGACCCCCGCGGCTTCGCTCCGGACATGCCGGTGGTGTGTGAGCGGATCCGGGTGGTTGCGGCACCCGCAACTGTCTGA
- the fdhD gene encoding formate dehydrogenase accessory sulfurtransferase FdhD: protein MGRVTETKRIRTVRVRDGRLYAGRKGDHVAVEEPLDIRLNGQQLSLTMRTPGNDVELIHGFLHGEGLIKSREDIAEARYCDGAVVDDGTGFAQNTYNVMDFTTARPQLLPVISKRFTTTSACGVCGSESIDAVRQKGRYALAEDWSVDPRAILDAARNLTDDQAVFARTGGVHAAALVRADGEVLAVREDVGRHNAVDKVIGWALLEERLPLTDCFLLVSSRASFEIAQKAFMAGIPLLACVSAASSLAIDTAEEVGMTLVGFTRAFDDGDGRMNVYTHAERLDLSDVEG from the coding sequence ATGGGCAGGGTGACCGAGACGAAGCGAATCCGCACCGTACGGGTGCGTGATGGCCGGCTGTACGCCGGCCGCAAGGGCGACCACGTGGCCGTCGAGGAACCGCTGGACATTCGCCTGAACGGCCAGCAGCTCTCGCTGACCATGCGCACCCCCGGCAACGACGTGGAGCTGATCCACGGCTTCCTCCATGGTGAGGGCCTGATCAAGTCCCGCGAGGACATCGCCGAGGCCCGCTACTGCGACGGCGCAGTGGTGGACGACGGCACCGGCTTCGCGCAGAACACCTACAACGTCATGGACTTCACCACCGCCCGCCCGCAGCTGCTGCCGGTGATCTCCAAGCGCTTCACCACCACCTCGGCCTGCGGGGTGTGCGGCTCCGAGAGCATCGACGCGGTGCGTCAGAAGGGCCGCTACGCGCTCGCCGAGGACTGGTCGGTGGACCCCCGCGCCATCCTCGACGCCGCTCGTAACCTCACCGACGACCAGGCCGTGTTCGCCCGAACCGGGGGAGTGCACGCCGCCGCCCTGGTGCGCGCCGACGGCGAAGTCCTGGCGGTGCGGGAGGACGTGGGCCGCCACAACGCGGTGGACAAGGTGATCGGCTGGGCCCTGCTCGAGGAACGCCTACCACTGACGGACTGCTTCCTGCTGGTCTCCTCCCGTGCCAGCTTCGAGATCGCCCAGAAGGCGTTCATGGCGGGCATCCCGCTGCTGGCCTGCGTCTCCGCAGCGAGCTCCCTGGCGATCGACACCGCCGAGGAGGTGGGGATGACCCTGGTGGGCTTCACCCGCGCCTTCGACGACGGCGACGGCCGCATGAACGTGTACACCCACGCCGAGCGCCTGGACCTCTCGGACGTCGAGGGATGA
- a CDS encoding SRPBCC family protein, translating to MNQNQTSITVTRTIDAPAKDIFEVLTLPARHHEFDGSGMVRNAENTERVTKSGEKFVMNMHAEMMGGDYVMHNHVTAFDENKMIGWQPAQEQSKDEPEGWEWLYELKPVDADTTEVSLTYDWSKVDEKLAKEVGFPAVPKEKLEESLNLLAGAVVKN from the coding sequence ATGAACCAGAACCAGACCTCCATCACCGTGACCCGCACCATCGACGCCCCTGCGAAGGACATCTTCGAGGTGCTCACCCTCCCGGCCCGTCACCACGAGTTCGACGGCTCGGGCATGGTGCGCAACGCCGAGAACACCGAGCGCGTCACCAAGAGCGGCGAGAAGTTCGTGATGAACATGCACGCCGAGATGATGGGCGGAGACTACGTGATGCACAACCACGTGACCGCCTTCGACGAGAACAAGATGATCGGCTGGCAGCCCGCGCAGGAGCAGAGCAAGGACGAGCCCGAGGGCTGGGAGTGGCTCTATGAGCTCAAGCCCGTCGACGCCGACACCACAGAGGTCTCCCTGACCTACGACTGGTCCAAGGTCGACGAGAAGCTCGCCAAGGAGGTCGGCTTCCCGGCCGTCCCCAAGGAGAAGCTCGAGGAGTCCCTGAACCTCCTGGCCGGCGCCGTCGTCAAGAACTGA
- a CDS encoding ABC transporter substrate-binding protein — MTTRSTRRTLLGLLGAGGVAVGAAACSSSDPFEGDSPQGGDGGSGNGGSDGGGAAGGAGGTLVVGSQAYYSNEIIAELFAQVLEAGGYTVERQFQIGQREVYVPELENGSLDVLPEYLGNLLQHYQPDAPSASPEEIRSALGEALPDSLRVLDFAEASDQDSYTTTAAFAQEHSLTTIADLAGIADLKIAANSEFEVRPYGPEGAKSIYGVDVTVVPVEDSGGPLTVQALTSGDVQLADIYTADPAIAANDLVVLEDPESMILPQNVVPLVTEKVDEAAAAAIGTVIEQLTADDLVAMNQRSVEEQANSATIATDWLVEKGLV, encoded by the coding sequence ATGACCACCCGCAGCACGCGACGCACACTGTTGGGACTGCTCGGTGCCGGGGGTGTCGCCGTGGGCGCGGCCGCCTGCTCCAGCTCCGATCCCTTCGAGGGGGACTCCCCGCAGGGCGGTGACGGAGGCAGCGGCAACGGCGGCTCCGACGGCGGTGGTGCGGCGGGCGGCGCCGGCGGCACCCTGGTGGTCGGCTCCCAGGCCTACTACTCCAACGAGATCATCGCCGAGCTGTTCGCCCAGGTGCTCGAGGCCGGCGGCTACACCGTGGAGCGGCAGTTCCAGATCGGCCAGCGCGAGGTCTATGTTCCCGAACTGGAGAACGGCTCCCTGGACGTGCTGCCCGAGTACCTGGGCAACCTGCTGCAGCACTACCAGCCCGACGCCCCCAGCGCATCGCCGGAGGAGATCCGGTCGGCCCTCGGGGAGGCCCTGCCGGACTCCCTGCGCGTGCTCGACTTCGCCGAGGCCTCCGACCAGGACTCCTACACCACCACCGCCGCCTTCGCGCAGGAGCACTCCCTGACCACCATCGCGGACCTCGCCGGCATCGCCGATCTGAAGATCGCCGCGAACAGCGAGTTCGAGGTGCGCCCCTACGGGCCCGAGGGTGCCAAGAGCATCTACGGGGTTGACGTCACGGTGGTGCCTGTAGAGGACTCCGGCGGCCCCCTCACCGTGCAGGCCCTCACCAGCGGCGACGTGCAGCTGGCCGACATCTACACCGCCGACCCCGCCATCGCCGCCAACGACCTGGTGGTGCTGGAGGACCCGGAGTCGATGATCCTCCCGCAGAACGTGGTCCCCCTGGTCACCGAGAAGGTGGACGAGGCGGCCGCCGCCGCCATCGGCACGGTGATCGAACAGCTCACGGCCGACGACCTGGTGGCCATGAACCAGCGCAGTGTCGAGGAGCAGGCCAACTCCGCCACCATCGCCACCGACTGGTTGGTGGAGAAGGGCCTGGTCTGA